The Microcystis panniformis FACHB-1757 region AGGTGGTTTTACCCGAATTTCCCCTCGTAGCCGAGTTAAGACAGGTTCTAGGGGATTTAGGCGGTTTGGGAACGATGATGTCAGGCTCTGGCCCGACGGTTTTTACTCTCTGTTCATCTCAGGAAGTGGCGGAAACTATCGTTAAAGAGGCCCGGGAAATTCTTGTCGCTCCCGATCTACAATTTTGGATAGCTCCAATCACCGATACAGGCATTCAAGTGACTTGATAAAATTAAAATTGACCGCTTTTACCAAGATAACCAAACTCGCGGAATAATTGCCTCTCGATCGCTCATTTCTCGCCTTAAAATTTGCCAAACCTGCTGAAACCATTGTCGCACTTCACCGCTAGAATTACCCCGATAACGACATAAAAGACCATCTCCTAAAGTGCTAGTAACTCCCATCTCTCCTTCTAGGGAAAAATCTCTCACTTTCTCGATTAAATCTCTTCCCACTGGTTGACCGATATAAACTAAAGTACCGATCATGGCACTATTATTTAAACCAGAAAATCCCTCGATCATTTTACCACCCAACAGGAAGGAGCGATCGAGCCATAAAGGTTGTCCCGATCGCCAAATTTCCCAATTAGAATGCCATTCTCCCGCTAAAAATTTCTCGCCTCGCGCACTGCGACCAAAACGGGTAATTTCCCATCCCAACCAACTGCTATTTTCCCCTAAATCCACTCGTAAATGTTGGCGAAATACCGCACCATTAAAGATAATTGTTTCTTGGGGTAGCCATTCTAAACTGGCATTGTCATCGATTTTAATCTCGATTAATTGCTGGGCCATCTGACCGTTACTATGGTAAACTTTTCCAGCAGAAGCAGTGGTAATCAGGGCATTAGTAGCGGCTTGGAGATGAATTTTTTGTTGAAGAATATCACCGCCAACTATTCCCCCCGCCGTATGTAAAATCACCGTATGACAAAGATTTTTTCCTTCAGGATAAAAGGGTCTTTGTACTTTTAAAGGGGCGGTAGCATAGACGTGATTAATCTCGGTTGCGAGATTTTTTTGCTTGTAAATTAGTTCTAGGTTTCCCTGCCACATTATTTATTGATCCTCAGTCATGTTTTCTAGAAATTGCCGATAATTTTCAGGACTGAGATTAATTTTAAATTCTATTTGCTGTTCTTTATCCCTGAACAGTAAAATATATTCACTTTCCGATTTTTTGCCAACTAGGAGAGGATTTTTCATCTCGAATTTTTGATAAACTAGATGGGGTTTCGTCACCCGAATAACTAAACTAGGTTGGGATTGGGGATAAATATATAATTGCTCCCGTTCCCGATCTAAAATTAATTGTTTAGGTGTCATGCTTCTTTCGTCAGCAAAAGTAGATTTATGCCAATAGAGGGTAATCCCGCGAATTTGGGGCATTTGGATGCTAAATTTTTCATCAAAACCTTGCTGCTCCCAATTAATATCTTCCAGAGAGCCAGTATCGGGAATTAAACGCTGTTGCCAGAAGACTTCCTTAAGATTTAAATCTTGCCACCATTGGCTAATAATTTGGAAATTCTCCAGATTATCGGGGTTGGGATTGGCACTTTGCCAGAGGAGAGGAGTAAGCATTTTCGGGGAATTTTTGCGCTGGGAAAATCAGGTTAATAGTCTTCGCTGGAGTTAAGGGATCATTAATCTCAATCATCATCGATTCTTGAGCTGCCGATAGGTCCATGATATTAACTCTCGATCGCATTTTTATTTTATCCTAAATTATCGGGGGAAAAACTGCTAAAAGTGGTCTTCACTGGTGATCGCCAGCCACCAGCCTAGAAAACTGAGGGAAGATCAGATAGATTGGGATATAATTAACTAATAAAGCTCTGTATGATCCCAAAAACTAGAATTGTTTTAATATGAACCAGCCTAGACTATTATCTTTTACCCTCGATGGTTGGGGTGTGCTAGGTGGTCCAGTTTCCCTATCCCTAGTTAACCAAGTTGGGGTATTAGTGGGGAGAAACGGTGCGGGGAAATCCGCTATCCTAGAAGGATTTGAAGCCATCTCATCCTGTGCTATGGGTAGATCGATCGTATCTCGGATGATTGACAGTGATAGCATTCCCTCAATTTTGCAGGTTGAAATTCTAACACCGACTAACCGGCGCTTAGGATACAGGTATGAGCTAATCATCCCCTTTTCTATGGACGATCTAGATACAGACATAGACGATACCACTAACGATAATTCCTTGGAAAATTCCTTTTCTTGGAATGATTCTTGTCATTATATTGATGGAGATCAAGAACTTCTCTGGAAAACCGAAT contains the following coding sequences:
- a CDS encoding urease accessory protein UreD, whose protein sequence is MWQGNLELIYKQKNLATEINHVYATAPLKVQRPFYPEGKNLCHTVILHTAGGIVGGDILQQKIHLQAATNALITTASAGKVYHSNGQMAQQLIEIKIDDNASLEWLPQETIIFNGAVFRQHLRVDLGENSSWLGWEITRFGRSARGEKFLAGEWHSNWEIWRSGQPLWLDRSFLLGGKMIEGFSGLNNSAMIGTLVYIGQPVGRDLIEKVRDFSLEGEMGVTSTLGDGLLCRYRGNSSGEVRQWFQQVWQILRREMSDREAIIPRVWLSW